The following coding sequences are from one Collimonas arenae window:
- the cyoD gene encoding cytochrome o ubiquinol oxidase subunit IV yields MSGHQQHPALVVPHSHDHDTHVDHGTVKSYVTGFVLAVILTAIPFWLVMGKVIDKSSTTGIVLLAFGAVQIVVHMIYFLHMNTKSEGGWTMLAMLFTVMVVGIMLSGSLWVMYHLNHNMMPGMTPASMQETVPESMQNMPASHDMHNMKMQ; encoded by the coding sequence ATGAGCGGGCATCAACAACACCCGGCGCTAGTCGTCCCGCACAGCCATGATCACGACACGCATGTCGATCACGGCACTGTAAAAAGCTACGTAACCGGCTTCGTGCTGGCCGTCATCCTGACCGCCATTCCATTCTGGCTGGTGATGGGCAAGGTGATCGATAAATCCAGCACTACCGGTATCGTGCTGCTGGCTTTCGGCGCCGTGCAGATCGTGGTTCACATGATCTACTTCCTGCACATGAACACCAAGTCCGAAGGCGGCTGGACCATGCTGGCAATGCTCTTCACCGTCATGGTGGTGGGGATCATGTTGAGCGGTTCGCTGTGGGTGATGTACCACCTGAACCACAACATGATGCCTGGCATGACGCCAGCATCGATGCAGGAAACCGTACCTGAATCGATGCAAAACATGCCGGCTTCGCATGACATGCACAACATGAAAATGCAA